The following is a genomic window from Rana temporaria chromosome 7, aRanTem1.1, whole genome shotgun sequence.
AATAGTCAGAGTGTAAATCAGTCAGCTGATCGGCATGTCTGATCAATGAATAGCTGTACCGGTACAAGGGGGCGTGGAGACCACAAAACGGGCATGTTGGATTACACAGCATATGGACAAATATCCCAATACTGGCAATGTGACCCAGAGACAGGGACCCGTACAAGGGAAAGGGGGCCGAGGGAAAATGGGGGGTCAGAATAAAAAAAGGAGCTCAGGGGGTCCGAGACCTGTATTAGGGAGCTGCACATGCTCCGAAATGTGTtacctccccactgacaccatcaggtCTGATGAAGGAGCCGCACATTCTCTGAAACGcgttctccccactgacaccatcagccTCGTGTGTCCCGCAGCAGCACCCACCTACTTTTCAGGAATGTGTGCATTGGGAACATTGCTTTGGACATGTTTTCCAAAAagtaataccgtatttatcgggctataatgcgccccggcgtatagcgcgcacccacgaacttgaaggaaaattcctgcaaaaaaaaaaaaaaatacttacagtttggatgcccctcgtcggtgtcttgcccgtcgtccatcggcggcctcgtccggtccggcgtccttctgcggccatcgtggtgtcctccccgctcaatCCCCGCTTCCCTcactgtgttcgaaccactgcgccgacatataccgagcgcagtacactcaggtatagtcgggcGGGCGAGAggagcccgactatacccgagtgtactgcgctcggtatatgtcggcgcagtggttcgaacacagcgcgggaagagggtatcggcgtatatcgcgcacccacgattttgccctgattttcagggcaaaaaagtgcgtggtatacgccgataaatacggtaagtacaaATACCTTAAATTTCCCAAATAAGGTTTGAGAAAGAGGTAGAACTAGCATCCGAGTTAGGAAAGAAAAATGTCACCAGCATCCCAGGGAACTCCATGAAAGGGTCCAACGCTTTAGTGAAGGATCACGTCACAGCAGAAGATAGCAATGTTTAGGAGCCTTGTAGAACAGGCATGTGACAttaaggggtcctgcgtgactccgaatCACCGCTATCTTCTGCTGTGAGGTGATCATTCAATAAAGTGTTGAACCCTTTTATGAAGTTCCTTGGTGACATATCTCTTGCCTTGAAGTCTTTCCTGTCTCCAGCCAGCAGTCAGTGAAGCACCCATCTATTTTTCAGCCATTGTCAGGGACGTGTGCATTGGGAATAGTGCTTTGGATTTAGGGTTAGAACTATGGTTAGGGTTTAAACTAGGGTTAGGTGTTAGAAACTTAGATTAGGTGTTAAACATTGGAATCAAGGCTAGAGCTAGGGTCAAGACCTGAATTCGAGTTAGAACTAGGGTCAGGATTAGAACTATGGTTAGGGTTTTAACTTGGGAAAGAACATAGGTTTGTAAAAGGGTTTGAGTCTTAGAATTAAGTTAGaactaaaggggttgcaaaggtaaaaaaatgtttccctaaatagcttcctttaccttagtgcagtcctccttcacttacctcatccttccattttgcttttaaatgtccttatttcttctgagaaatcctcacttcctgttcttctgtctgtaactccacacagtaatgcaaggctttctccctggtgtggagtgtcatgctcgcccccctctcttggactacaggaaagttgggacgctctctacgttacagatagagaaaggagctgtgtgttagtgggcatcctgactctccggtagtccaaggcagggggcgagcacgacactccacaccagggagaaagccttgcattaatgtgtggagttacagacagaagaacaggaagtgaggatttctcagaagaaataaggacatttaaaagaaaaatggaaggatgaggtaagtgaaggaggactgcactaaggtaaaggaagctatttaggattttttttttttttacctttacaaccccttaaggtTAAGATTTGAATAAGAGTTAGAACTAGAATCAGAGTTAGAACTGAAGTTCAAACTAGTATTAGGATTAGAACTAGGGATAGCGCTATAGATAGaactagggttagagttagaaatGGGGCATGGTTAGTTTATGGGTTATCTTATGGGGGTGTTGACACTAGAGGACGATATTCACACAGTCCTTCAGGAAACTCTCACCCAGGAAGGAGGCAGGCAGATTAAATCCATTTCATGGGTTCACaagataaaatgaaataaaaatctcACATAGTGTGAATCCGCATAACACTGACATTTGAGTTGATAAAAAAAGAGCGCTTATAAGACAGAAGTTTAACGCAATGGCATCAGCAGGCTCGTCCCGATGCGTTTCGTCTAAGgagacatcatctggggtgtagACATGCTGTGGCCATCGCATTTATATAGGTATAGAACCCCAATAACAAGATTCAAACCTGTGGGTAATTGATCGTACAGTGATgtgatcacttcctggttctcaaaaTGGCGGCAGCGCGTGCCACTCAAGCCTTGCTATGAATTGAGAATCAGCATAGGTGTGAACAAGGTCATCTGACCATCGTGTGCACCAATCCTCTATGTCAAACATGTAGGTGGCCATGAGAGAATGAGGTCACTTCCTGGTTTAAGACATGACGGAAATGAGTGCGGTTCATGCCTCACTATGAATAGTGAATCGGCATGTCAGCTGGAGAGGCCGTCAGGCTTCCGCCTTATGGATGTATAATGTGCGCACCAAGAGCAGCTATTGTTAATAATTTTATCCCACAACAATTTCCAATTTACTGtcacggggccagattcagaaagaatttacgttggcgtatctattgatacgccacgtaaattctaagctacgccggcgtatcttctttctgtattcagaaagcaagatacgccgaaatttggctaagatacgactgacgtaagtctcttacgccgtcgtatcttagttgcatatttacgctggccgctaggtggcgcttccggagttttacgcgtagaatatgcaaattaggtagatacgccgattcagaaacgttcgtccgcccggcgcattttttacgtcgtttacctaaggctttttccggcgtaaagttacccctgctatatgaggcgtatcccatgttaagtatggacgtcgggccatcgttgaattttccgttgattacgtcgtttgcgtaagtcgttcgcgaatagggctatgcgtaagttacgttcacgtcgaaagcattgactatttgtggcgtaatttggagcatgcacactgggatacgttcacggacggcgcatgcgccgttagtcaaaaacgtcatttacgtggggtcagccatcattaccatacaacacacccactgcatggataatttgaattccgcgagcTTAccccggaccacatacgctacgccgccttaacttagggcgcaggttctttctgaatacagaacctgcctcactaagttacggcggcgtagcgtatctgagatacgctacgccggcaaaaatttacgccgggctttttgAATCCAGCCCGCGGTTTTCATTTATTCAGGTCATGGAATATCTAGTAGTAGTTAATCCAGCTACGGTTGGGTGTAGAATTACAGTTAAAACTAAGGTTCAAACACGGGTTAGAACAAGAACTAGCTTTAGGGTTAAaactagagttagggttagaataAGGACTAAAACTAGGGTGATGGGTAGACTTAGAACTAGGGTAAAGTTTGAAGTTGGGTTCAGGCTTCGTATGCACTGGAAATGTGTATTTTACTATACAATTCCTCTTTTCCATGTTTACgacaaatgttttaataaaaaaaataaaaaaaataaaagaacttgGGTTCAGATGAGGACTAGAATTTAAGCCCCACTCTATGATTAGTTGGCGATTCCGGTGGCCCTTTCATGGTGATTCTGGGAAAACATCACGGGGGGTCCTCAAAGATCCAACCCTGGAGCCCAACTACAAGTATTGAAAATCTTAGATTCTGTTTAACCAGTTTGAGTCCAGTCAACagcttataatttttttatattcctcAACATTTAACACTAAAATTGTCAGGTTTTAAAAACACATGTAACATCTTGGGATCAAttgatattttcatatttttcagCTCTTAAACTCCGGAATTTCGTGTTGGAGAAGGTCGTCACAATTCCCACCATCTTCCTCATCACCCCGACATACTCCCGTCTAGTCCAGAGGGCAGAGCTGACTCGCCTCTCCCAAACGTTTCGGCAAGTCCCAGCCCTGCACTGGATTGTGGTGGAAGACGCCCCACAAAAGACTCAGCTAGTCACCAACTTCCTGCAGAACTCGGGGATCCCGTACACTCACCTTTGCGCCCAGACTATGAAAGGGGTGACCAAAGCCAAAGGGACCTTCCAAAGGAATTTGGGCCTCAGCTGGCTGCGGGAGACATTTTACCCCGAGGACGCCCCAGAGGGAGTGGTGTACTTCGCAGATGATGACAATACCTACAGCCTGGAGATCTTTGAAGAGGTGAGCAGTGGGGACTTGTACACTATCTGAGGGTCACCCACAGGGGGCGTGAGGGAGGCGGCACTGACCTGTCTACTTCTAAATGCAATCAAGTGTCAACTTGGCCCATATACACACCAGACCAGTTTGTGCTACCAGTGTGACCACTCTGGGCATCTTTAGCTGCAATAAGTTGGCAAACACCACACCTTTTTGTAAATCATTCTGGACAGTCTTCCAACTactcaccaccaatgtaatgaacagTCTTCCCCTCTtctcaccaccaatgtaatgaacagTCTTCCCCTCTtctcaccaccaatgtaatggacagTCTTCCAACTactcaccaccaatgtaatgaacagTCTTCCCCCCTtctcaccaccaatgtaatggacagTCTTCCCCCCTtctcaccaccaatgtaatggacagTCTTCCAACTACTCACCACCAATGTAATTAACAGTCTTCCCCCCTtctcaccaccaatgtaatggacagTCTTCCCCtcttctgaccaccaatgtaatggacagTCTTCCCCTCTtctcaccaccaatgtaatgaacagTCTTCCCCTCTtctcaccaccaatgtaatgaacagTCTTCCCCTCTtctcaccaccaatgtaatggacagTCTTTCCCTCTtctcaccaccaatgtaatggacagTCTTCCCCTCTtctcaccaccaatgtaatggacagTCTTCCCCTCTtctcaccaccaatgtaatggacagTCTTCCCCCCTtctcaccaccaatgtaatggacagTCTTCCCCCCTTCTCACCACCAATGTAATTGACAGACCTCCAACTactcaccaccaatgtaatggacagTCTTCCCCCCTtctcaccaccaatgtaatggacagTCTTCCCCTCTtctcaccaccaatgtaatggacagTCTTCCAACTactcaccaccaatgtaatggacagTCTTCCCCTCTTCTCACCACTAATGTAATGGACAGTCTTCCAACTactcaccaccaatgtaatggaccGTCTTCCCCCCTTttcaccaccaatgtaatggacagTCTTCCAACTactcaccaccaatgtaatggacagTCTTCCCCACTtctcaccaccaatgtaatggacagTCTTCCAACTactcaccaccaatgtaatagacAGTCTTCCCCCCTtctcaccaccaatgtaatggacagTCTTCCAACTactcaccaccaatgtaatggacagTCTTCcaattactcaccaccaatgtaatggacagTCTTCCCCCCTtctcaccaccaatgtaatggacagTCTTCCAACTactcaccaccaatgtaatggacagTCTTCCAACTactcaccaccaatgtaatggacagTCTTCCAACTactcaccaccaatgtaatggaaaGTCTTCCAACTactcaccaccaatgtaatggacagTCTTCCAACTactcaccaccaatgtaatggacagTCTTCCAACTactcaccaccaatgtaatggacagTCTTCCAACTAatcaccaccaatgtaatggacagTCTTCCAATTACTcaccaccagggctttttttcagggggaacttgggggaactcagttccaccacctctggctcagaccctttggtgcctgctcaccacaatcacttgtaaacacagaagtctgttttttgtgtttacaagtgacagctttgtaaccccctgaactctgcactctgtatgtaatgcaattctggtatttaatgcccctttaagacccttctactgtttgtgaaatctgaacgggtcgtggttgagttcctgcacctattttctgagaaaaaaagctctgctcaccaccaatgtaatggacagTCTTCCCCCCTtctcaccaccaatgtaatggacagTCTTCCAACTactcaccaccaatgtaatggacagTCTTCCCCCCTtctcaccaccaatgtaatggacagTCTTCCCCCCTtctcaccaccaatgtaatggacagTCTCCCAACTactcaccaccaatgtaatggacagTCTTCCAACTactcaccaccaatgtaatagacAATCTTCCAACTACTcaccaccaccaatgtaatggacagTCTTCCAACTactcaccaccaatgtaatggacagTCTTCCAACTACTCACCACCAGTGTAATGGACAGTCTTCCAACTACTCACCGCCAGTGTAATGGACAGTCTTCCAACTACTCACCACCAGTGTAATGGACAGTCTTCCCCCCTTttcaccaccaatgtaatggacagTCTTCCAACTACTCACTGGCTGGCTTTGTGGAAATATCaggagtctaaacagaccccgTAATGTCtgacttttgagacagagaaaggaccTGAGAACAGAGATTTCCTTGTCCCTtactctgcagccaagcagcagggggaatctgtgcagcaccacatgattagggtgtgcccaggcacacctggcacaccctgtgcgcacgcctatgcccaagTGGAAGATGCGTTTTTCCAGAAAGTCGACAGCAGTCAGTTATCAGGTTTGAGGGCGTGGCAGCACATtattattaaaaggaacaaaacaaacatttacacaCAGGATTTCCCACCCAGGGGTTCTTCTTCAGTAAATTCACACAACAGAAAATGCCAAGCCTACTTTGCCTTGCAGTTCCCTGCTGAACCTACCTACTTCTGGTCTCAACAGTATTCTCTAGCCCCTGGGTTTGCTTACTGTCCCCCAGACTTCAGGACTTCCTTCAGCCCCCTTGGATTTGCTAGTCGCCTCGGCTCTCTCAGCCTCCCAGACCCTCCTCTGGTCTCACAGGCCCTTGTAGCCGTCCCAACCTTCCCAGTACTTCAGACACAAAGTCCCCCCCCTCACCAGagcaggggcagatccagagtctagtcacagtgcacagtgagggcagaactGCAGAGATGCAGGGCGGGCGCCGGGCGGTGAGAGATTATGTCATCTCTCTGTTCCCCCATCCGCTGGCTGCCTGATTGGCCAGCAGCCCGCTCACACACCGTCACCGGTCCGAGCCGCACAGCTGTTCACCAACAGAGCTACTCGCCGGCTCTCTCACCCTCAGAGCCGCCCACCGGCTGTCTCACCCTTATTCTCTGAGGGGGCAATTGCCCCGTTGCCAcctcctggatccgcccctgcaccagggatgtagtctcaACTTCCCTTATAGCTGGTCCAACAAACACGTGAAAAAAAGTACTGGTTTTTATATTGCTGGTAAACTCATTGATACTGGTCTTCTTTACAGATGAGATACACAAAGAAGGTCTCGGTTTGGCCGGTGGCTTTTGTTGGGGGGCTCCGCTATGAATCGGTGAAGGTCAACATGAAAGGGAAGGTGGTCGGGTGGTTGGGGAAATTTGCCCCAGAGAGGTCATTCGCCATAGACATGGCCGGATTCGCCATTAACTTGAAGCTAATCCTGGAGAAACGCAAAGCAACGTTCCGTCTGGATGTACCTGGGGGGTACCAAGAGCCCAGTCTACTGCAGGACCTGGTGACAATGGAGGAGCTGGAGCCAAAGGCTGACTACTGCACCAAGGTAAGTTGCCAGGTGCCCCAATACTCctccacacaggggggggggggttcctttgCTATTTCACTATAACTTACAGCAGGATTTGACGTGAATTTGAATTATACCGGAACGTTTCTTGTTTAATCGGCAGATTTTGGTGTGGCACACAAAGACTCAAACTCCAAGTCTACAAAATGACAAAAACTACACGGACATAAATATTGAAGTTTAAgcgatgatgaaaaaaaaaaaaatgataagtgACCGAAATTGAGACAAATCACCCAGGAGAGACGCATCGATGACATATTTCTGTATCTATGAATTGACTGGAGCCAGACGGAGCTGGAAAAGACCAGGCTGACCCGAGAACGATGGGCCAGGGCCACAATATTCATACATGGAACTATGAACAAACATTAGATGACATATAGACTTCCTTGCCCAATGGATGAAGAGATATCTCCATGATCTAATTCTGTCATAGAGGACATTGAtgtgttgtcaaaagtattgggacacgtgcctttacacgcacatgaactttaatggcatcccagtcttatgccgcgtacacacgaccgtttttcgggttctaaaaaatgtcaggctagattcacgtagagttacgccggcgtatcagtagatacgccgtcataactcggaatatacgccgtcgtaaatttaagcgtattctggaaaccagatacgcttaaattaggctaagatacgagcggcgtaagtctcctacgccgtcgtatcttagggtgcaatatttacgctggccgctaggtggcgcttcagttcggcgtagaatatgaaaatgactagatacgccgattcagaaacgtaggtacgcccggcgctatttttctacgtcgtttacgttaggctttttcgcgtaaggttgctcctgctattatgaggcgtacgcaatgttaagtatggacgtcgttcccgcgtcgaattttgaaaaatgtacgtcgtttgagtaagttgttcgcgaatagggctttgcgtaaattatgtccacgtcgaaagcattgacgattttcagcggaatttcgagcatgcgcactgggatcctttcacgaatggcgcatgcgccgttcgttaaagacgtcatttacgtggggtcatgttttgtttacataaaacacgcccacctcttctcaatttaaattcggcgcgtttacgccggctgatttacgctacgccgccgcaacttacggagcaagtgctttgtgaatactgcacttgcccgtctaagttgcggaggcgtagcgtaaataggatacgctacgcccgcacaaaattacgtccacctacctgaatctagcctaacgtttttaagggtctagaaaaaacaaaggttttttcaacccgatcattaaaaccgccttgcctacacacgatcgtgaaaaaacaatgctctagcaaagcgcggtgacgtacaacacgtgcgacggcactataaaggggaagttccattcggaaaggcgccacccttggggctgcttttttctgattttgtgttagtaaaagacgattcacgcttttctgtctgttacagcgtgatgaatgtgcttactccattacgaacgctagttttaccagaacgagcactcccgtcgcataacttgcttctgagcatgcacgtttttttcacgtcgttaaagcccacacatgaccattttttacaaccttaaaaacgacaacgttaaaaacgtagtgaaaaaatagagcatgttcgaaatttttaatgcccattttttagattgtgaaaaatgctctggagcccacacacacgatcgtttttaatgacattaaa
Proteins encoded in this region:
- the LOC120946060 gene encoding galactosylgalactosylxylosylprotein 3-beta-glucuronosyltransferase 1-like, producing the protein MATSYLLEEDTGTEQRGVDMQALKLRNFVLEKVVTIPTIFLITPTYSRLVQRAELTRLSQTFRQVPALHWIVVEDAPQKTQLVTNFLQNSGIPYTHLCAQTMKGVTKAKGTFQRNLGLSWLRETFYPEDAPEGVVYFADDDNTYSLEIFEEMRYTKKVSVWPVAFVGGLRYESVKVNMKGKVVGWLGKFAPERSFAIDMAGFAINLKLILEKRKATFRLDVPGGYQEPSLLQDLVTMEELEPKADYCTKILVWHTKTQTPSLQNDKNYTDINIEV